The following DNA comes from Chitinophaga nivalis.
GCCACCCTGCAGCTAAGCCGTACCCTGGTGCTGAAAACAGAACAGCAACAGGAAGTCGCCAATAAATTTGTCAGTCAGCTGAATCAGATACTGGATACTGTGGTGCAAACCGGAGAAACAGCCCAGCTGGTGGAGCGCATGAATAAAGCGATCGGTTATTTTACCCAGAGTATTTATGAAGACCTGATCAAACCTTTACAGGCGCATATAGAAGATGTGAAAAAATCCCGCTCCAAGAAATACCACCTGCAGTTGATGGCCATCGAGTCTGACTGCTGGAATAAGTTACGGCAGGTATGGGAAGTGTCGTATGGCGACGTGGTATTTACCAGCGGGTTAAAAGATTATCTGCAACTGCGGCATACCGATACCGCCACCGCTGCGGCCACACCAGCCGTGAAAGCGCCGGCCAAAGGAAAAGTGGAAAAGGGGAGTAGTCGCCGGGGCACCCTCGAGCTGTACCTGGGCGGTAAAACCATTCAAGACATCGCCAAAGAAAGGCAACTGGCCATCGGTACCGTGGAAAGCCACCTGGCGCAATGTATTGAAGCCGGTGAAATGGATATGTCCCGCTTTATTTCTGACGCAAAAGTAAAACTGATCACAGATCATATCCGGGCATTGGGTGCTACTGCTGCCGGACCTATCAAGGAAAGGGTAGGAGATGCCGCCAGCTTTGCGGAAATCAGGATTGTACAGTGGTACCTGAAAAAGCAGCAGGAAGCACAGATTATGAACGACTAACACATCACCAGCCAATAGGAAAGGAACGCATGAGGTATCGGGTAGCACCGTATCTCATGCGTTCTTTTTTTCAGTGAAGAATCATCCAGGAACCGGTAAAAAAGAGGAAGGAATACTGTCGGGCGTGCCGCTACCTTTGCAGGTTAGCATCACTGTATAAATACTTAACCCGTGAGAGTAGGATTATTTATTCCTTGTTATATTGATCAGTTTTATCCGCAGGTGGGTATTGCCACCCTGGAACTGCTGCAGAAGCTGGGCTGCGAGGTCGTGTATCCGCAGGGGCAGACCTGTTGCGGCCAGCCGATGGCCAACTCCGGATATGAACACCTGACACACGATTGCAACCAGCTGTTTACCAAAAACTTTGCGGACTTTGATTATATCGTAGGGCCATCCGGCAGCTGTGTACTGCATATCCGGGAGCATTTACACGATCCGGCTGCGGCTACCGCCGCTGCCGGTATACGGTCGCGGATATACGAATTAACGGAGTTCCTGACGGATGTACTGAAAGTAACCTCCCTGCCGGCCCGCTTTCCCTGTAAGGTAGGGTTGCACCAGAGTTGCCACGGCCAGCGGGGCCTGGGCCTGGCGCAGATGAGTGAGCTGGTGGCGCCGCCGTTTTCCAAGCCGGAACAGCTGCTGCAAATGGTGGAAGGAGTAGAGCTGGTAGCACTGGACCGGAAAGATGAATGCTGCGGTTTTGGCGGTACTTTCTGTGTGACAGAGGAAGCCGTTTCCGTGAAGATGGGAAAAGATCGTGTAGCCGATCACGTTAAACACGGTGCTACAGTAATAACCGGTACGGATGTCAGTTGCCTCATGCACCTCGAAGGTATACTGCGGCGGCAGCAGCAACCGGTTAAAGTAATGCACATTGCAGAAATCCTCAATCAAAACTTGCATGAACAGGCAAACAGCTGATCACGCCACCCTGGCGGAAAAGTTCAATGAAAATGAACCGCGGGTAAACTGGCACGATGAAACGTTATGGTGGGTAAGGGCGAAACGCGACCGCATGGCATGGACCCTGCCGGAGTGGGAACAGTTGCGTGCAGCCGCTTCGCAGATAAAATTAAATGTACTGGGTAATCTCCACAACTACCTGTTACAATTTGAGGAACAGGCCATACAAAATGGGGCTATCGTGCACTGGGCGGCCGATGCAGCGGAACATAACCGCATCGTAAATGACATATTACAGCAGCATGGGGTGAAGAAGATCGTGAAGAGTAAATCCATGCTTACGGAAGAATGTCACCTGAACCCTTACCTGGAAGCCAATGGTATTGAAGTAATAGATACAGACCTGGGAGAACGTATTGTACAACTGGCCAAAGAGCCACCCAGTCATATCGTATTGCCTTGTATTCATAAGAAGAAGGAAGAAATCGGAGCATTGTTCCATGAGCACCTGGGCACGCCAGCCGGTAACGCGGATCCGCAGTTGCTGACGCATGCCGCACGGCTGCATCTCCGGACGGCCTTCCTGGAATCGAAAGCAGCGATTACGGGGGTGAATTTCGCCGTAGCGGCTACCGGGGAGATGGTGGTGTGTACCAACGAAGGGAATGCTGATATGGGTGCGCACCTGGCAGATGTACATATTGCCTGTATGGGCATTGAAAAAATAATACCGCGCCGGGCACACCTGGGGGTGTTCCTGCGACTGCTGGCCAGGAGTGCCACGGGGCAACCGATTACTACTTATTCCAGTCATTTCCGGCAGCCCCGGAAAGGACAGGAGCTGCACATTGTAATTGTAGACAATGGCCGTTCGCGGCAGCTGGGGCGGGAAGATTTCCGGCATTCGCTGAAATGCATCCGCTGTGGGGCCTGTATGAATACCTGTCCGGTGTATCGTCGCAGCGGAGGGCATAGCTACCACACGGCGGTAGCGGGGCCTATTGGTGCTATTCTGGCGCCTAACCTGGATATGAAGCAGTATGCAGACCTGCCTTTCGCCTCCACGCTATGCGGGTCCTGTTCCAATGTATGCCCGGTGAAAATTGATATTCACCAGCAGTTATATAAATGGCGGCAGGTATTGGTGCAGGAAGGACATACTACCACGGCAAAAACAGCAGGTATGCAGGCCATGCGTGCCGTGTTGTCGGGGCCACGTAAATTCCGGGCCGCCGGTAAAATAGGCCGTTGGGTGATGCGGGCATTTCCGGGTATGGTCAATAACCGGATGAACCCCTGGTATAAGCAGCGGGATATGCCTGCGCCGCCGGCACAGTCTTTTTCTGAATGGTATGCAAAAAATAAACAGTCAACATGAGCAGCAGGGAAAAAATATTAGCCGCCATTAAAAGTAATCAACCGGAAGCTGCCGCGTTGCCGGAGCTGACCGGGTTGGCCGGTAATATGCCGGATACATTGGCCGCTTTCGGAAAGGTGTTGGAAAGCCTGGGCGGGCGGCTTTTTGAAATTACGGATAGCCGGGAGATACCAGCATTGCTGGCCACGCACTATCCGGCGTTGCAACGTATAGTTACGGCTGCGGAGCCGGATGCCTGGGTAACAGCAGATCCGCACGAACTGGAGGATGTAGACATGGCGATTATACCCGGTCAATGGGGGATCGCGGAGAATGGAGCGATATGGGTAACGGAAGCCGATATCCGGGTGCGGGTATTACCGTTTATTTGTCAGCACCTGGCAATTGTATTACCGAAGGAACGTATCCTGGCAACGATGCATGATGCCTATGCAAAAATTGGAGGGCCTTCTTCCGGTTTTGGGGTGTTTATAGCAGGGCCGTCGAAGACTGCAGATATAGAGCAGTCGTTGGTGCTCGGTGCACATGGCGCCAGGAGCCTGGTGGTGTTTGTTACGACCGGGGAACAACCGTAATGCGGAGCGGCTGTAATGCAGTGGTGAGGCGATTTAGCAGCACCCTTGGCTGTTAACGTAGATTCGTTGAAGTTAGTCTTCTTTTTATGACCAGTATTGACCGGTATGGCAGTGATAAAAACTGCGATACCGGTATTTCCTCTCCTCCTTGCTGGTGCTGGATTTCCCTATAGAGATCATATACTTATCAGATCTTCTTTTTTGTTATTTTTTAAAAAATCTACTCATTTAATAAATACTTCACTAACTTTACTGCCGTCGACTGATGTTTTAGTGAAACTTGGTATAGAGTTTGTTCAATATCGACCGTTGAAATATGCGAACGGAGATTTTAACCATTTAGAGAATTTTATTTAGAGAATTTAGTTAACCAGAAAAAGATAAATTTGAAGAACCATGTATCATCGTAAGAGTAATTTAAAAATACCTGTCGGTGTAAAAGCCGAAAGGGGAAATGCACTAACGCAGCAGCACCGGAACGTCAATATCGCAGTGAGATTATCACCTGCATCCTGTTTGAGCAATTGTTGTTGCTGATCCTGTAATTTTTTCGTTTGTCCACAGTAGTTATATAGCTGAGATGTCTGGCCAATAGTGATGTATGCTATAAAATGAAAGTGGGGTATCTGATTTTCATAACCGTTTATTAATATACGGTTCGGACATGCTGTGAAGAGATCATGCAAAGGTGCAGGTAAGCGTCATAAAATTTTGGAACTGTTTACTTTTTGATAACAGAACTTATTATTTTTAATGTTTACTTTGTATTAACTTTGAAAACCGTAAGGAGTGCAAACCAAATTGTTTCCGATCTGATTATATAATAATAGCGAGACTTATGAAAACCAAGTGACAGCGCAATTATTATTGAACGGAAATAGACATTATATATTATATCATATCTTATTATTGAAACCTATGGTGCGTAGATCATCATGGATTACCCCGTCATGGCTGATTTTGCTGCTAGACTTAGGGTGCTCCATTATCGCTATCAATCTGGCCTTTCTGCTTAGGCTGAATTTTGATATAGAGGCCATTACGCCTTACCCGCTGGAAAAAATTGCACTGATCGTGTTGACGGTTAACCTGGTGTTGTCCGTATTGCTGCATTCTTACCGCGGAATTGTAAGGTTTACCAGTTTTGCCGACATTGGACGTATAGCCTGCCTCAATATTATTGCCAGCGCCCTGCTGCTGTCTATCGGCTATGGCAGTGTATGGGCCCTGAATGCTGAAACCAATCTGTTTCCGCTTTCCATTATCCTCATCAACTTTTTTATTGCCTCCTTTTTACTGTTATCCTATCGCCTGGTGGTGAAATGGACTTTCAAGTACTACAACAATTTCCGCGCAGTAAGTAACACCCGCGCCGCCATTTATCATACCGGACACTCCAGCCGCATGCTCAGTAAGGCTATCAGCGATGATCCGAAATCTACCATCCGTATAGTAGGTTTCCTGGCCGATACAAAATCCCATGCAGGCAAATCTATTGAAGGCCTGCCGGTATATGCCTATCGTAAAGGACAGCTGTATAAAATGGTAAAAGAAGGCCGCATCTCTCTGCTGCTGATACCAGACGATTATATGGATGCTGCCCATCTCAATGAACTGGTAGAAGAATGTATGGCCTTAAACATCCGGGTACAGAAAATCGTTCCCGTGAATCAATGGACAGATGGTACACATAATAAAATGGTTCAGTTGAAAGACATTAATATCGAAGATCTCCTGGAAAGATCTGTTATCGACATCCGCAACCAGCAGCTCATTGAAGAGATCCGTGGCAAGAGCGTACTGGTGACCGGCGCTGCCGGCTCCATCGGCAGTGAAATTGTACGGCAGCTGGTGAAGTATGAACC
Coding sequences within:
- a CDS encoding (Fe-S)-binding protein, with product MRVGLFIPCYIDQFYPQVGIATLELLQKLGCEVVYPQGQTCCGQPMANSGYEHLTHDCNQLFTKNFADFDYIVGPSGSCVLHIREHLHDPAAATAAAGIRSRIYELTEFLTDVLKVTSLPARFPCKVGLHQSCHGQRGLGLAQMSELVAPPFSKPEQLLQMVEGVELVALDRKDECCGFGGTFCVTEEAVSVKMGKDRVADHVKHGATVITGTDVSCLMHLEGILRRQQQPVKVMHIAEILNQNLHEQANS
- a CDS encoding lactate utilization protein B, yielding MNRQTADHATLAEKFNENEPRVNWHDETLWWVRAKRDRMAWTLPEWEQLRAAASQIKLNVLGNLHNYLLQFEEQAIQNGAIVHWAADAAEHNRIVNDILQQHGVKKIVKSKSMLTEECHLNPYLEANGIEVIDTDLGERIVQLAKEPPSHIVLPCIHKKKEEIGALFHEHLGTPAGNADPQLLTHAARLHLRTAFLESKAAITGVNFAVAATGEMVVCTNEGNADMGAHLADVHIACMGIEKIIPRRAHLGVFLRLLARSATGQPITTYSSHFRQPRKGQELHIVIVDNGRSRQLGREDFRHSLKCIRCGACMNTCPVYRRSGGHSYHTAVAGPIGAILAPNLDMKQYADLPFASTLCGSCSNVCPVKIDIHQQLYKWRQVLVQEGHTTTAKTAGMQAMRAVLSGPRKFRAAGKIGRWVMRAFPGMVNNRMNPWYKQRDMPAPPAQSFSEWYAKNKQST
- a CDS encoding LutC/YkgG family protein, with translation MSSREKILAAIKSNQPEAAALPELTGLAGNMPDTLAAFGKVLESLGGRLFEITDSREIPALLATHYPALQRIVTAAEPDAWVTADPHELEDVDMAIIPGQWGIAENGAIWVTEADIRVRVLPFICQHLAIVLPKERILATMHDAYAKIGGPSSGFGVFIAGPSKTADIEQSLVLGAHGARSLVVFVTTGEQP